The nucleotide sequence GTCTATTGTGCCTACTCATCTTTACATTTCTTCCGCTCACCCTGCAAGCCGCACGTCCTTTTTTCTGCCTTAGCATCCCCAAATGCGGAACGCACCTTATCCAAAAGATGCTGGTCCTGCTCACAAGAAAGGTCCCTATCGAACCTGCCTGGTTCATTAAATCGGTAGGTGCCTATACTTTTTACGAAGATGCACCCGCAGCAGATGCTGAAAAGGATTACCTCAAATTCGAAGCCATCATGGCAGGAATGGCAGCCAATAATGAGTTTGCTACCGCGCACCTTAATTTTTCCCGCTTCTTCATCAAGTTTTACGAAACCCATCCCGAATACCAACCCATCATTATCGTCAGAGATCTTCGCGACGCCTGCGTCTCTCTCGTCATTTACCAATGGAGCGAAATCGAAACAGAAATAGGGCCCTCCACGTTTGATCAGAAACTCAGCTGGGTCATCGAAGGAAACTACGGCATCACCCATTTTCCTATCCTTAACATAAAAAAAAATGCTAGGGAGGCTGCTCTTTGGAAGAAAGTTCCGCAAACCTTATTTGTTAAATTCGAAAACCTTGTCGGTCCGGAAGGTGGGGGCAGCAGTAGAGATCAACAAAGGTCCATCACAAAAACCGCAAACGCCTTAGGGATGCGGATCGACGAAGGAGCTCTTGCTCATATCTGCGCCAGCATCTTTGGTAATAAAGGGCCCGCTGTTGTCAATGGCACCTTCCGCTCGGGGCAAATCGGTGCATGGAAGAAACATTTTACACGCAAACATGTCAAAACATTTAGACAACATTTGGGTGAATACCAAAAGGCCTTAGGCTATTTTGAGTAATGCATTCGCTCTCGGGCATAACAATAATGTCCCTCTATCCGTAATTGCATGCATTCCGTAGCAATCAGGGATAGAGGGAGTGCAATCTAAGTTATAGCTAAGACCTTATCTTACAGCCTGAGTAGGAATTCCGGCTAATATGCTCGACCATTCCTGCGGCGAAATACCCACATCAGGAGAATAAGTTGGAGCTTGTACAGTCCCAAAACTATAAGTTGGAAGTTCATTCTGCACGTTATATGTGAAAGGACTTGGTGGTAAAACCATTTCCGTGTTTTTAAAGGCATTGGCAATATTGCTTACCCAATCAGCATACTGAGCAGTAGCAGCACGGTTAGCCTTATTAATGTTAGCAAACTCATTATCCTTCCATTGGGTAACCTGCATACTTTGGGTACGAAATTGCAAATTATAAGGAGCCATCAAAACATTATATAAGTTTTGAGCTCTAGCCACTTCTAGATTCTTTGCAAAGAGTGCACGATCAATAATGGGTTTATGTTCAGGATTCTTCGAGTCTAGTCCCTCAACTGCAGAAAGGTAAGCTTTAGCTGCGTTTGATTTAACAGCTTCGGCATTATCGTTAAAATAAGTGTGATACATATCTAATGTTTGCTGAAGAAGACCTATCTGTTGCTGAGCATGATGGATGATACGGCCTTTATCAGCATTTGTCTCTGTCTGTAGATCATCAAAATGCGCTTTTACGCCCATGAAAGTTGTAGAAATCTGAGAATACTGAGGTGGAACGAATCCAAATGTATGAGTCAATACTTGTTGATCTAACGGATTAAAGGTGAAGAAGGATTTAATCTTATCTACAGTAGCAGAAACACCTGTAGTATAATCTTTCATAAAGGCTGGAGCCCAGCTATGCCAAAGGTTTTGTATTTCAGGCTTACTAATGTAATGACTAGCAGCGTAACCTCTTTGAAAAGCTATGGGAAACGCGTGGTCGCCTAATACAGCAAGGTGCTTACGTGCTGAAATAACCTTTTCGACAGGATTTTCCCAAGCCTCCAACTGACTGTCGGCGGTGTAATTTCTTGCAATCCCTAAGACGAGCGACGATACAGCCGACACAACACAAAGTACAGGCAGTATTTTTACACTATATATTAGCGCGCCTACACCTCCTAATCCTACAACAACACTCGCACCGATGAGTTTTAAGGCTTCAGATCTGCGATCTTTCCAATAATCTTGCGCATCTTTCCGGTGTCTATTTGTAGCTGTAGTAATATTGACTACATTATCCACTCTTGCGGTTAAAGATTTATCCGTTTGCCATTCTTTTACATTCCCTTCAAAAGCATAGACGCTGGCATCCGCGGAAATCATATCCTGATGATAAAGGGGATTGCTGCGTTCGTAGATTTCGTTTTTTCCTAAAATAAAATCTGTAATTCCTGACATAAAGTTATCCTTATAACGGTTAAATAAAAAATCAAATCTAACAAAAAATTATAAAGGAAATATTAATACTTTACAATAATAACATTAAGAATTTCGTTTGAGTATTAATTTGATTTTATTCATAGTAGTTCCTATTACTAAGATGTCTGGTATTTTATGCGTTTATTTATTATCCCCTTATGCTGCGTAGGAATACTCCTAGGAGGATGTGCCGCTCACAACCTACCTGCAAAAACACAACTGGAAATACGCCAAATTCAATCGCGTGACTTCGACACCTGCGACCAAAAATTGGTCATGAAAAGTATGATGAATGTCCTGCAAGATGACGGATATATCATCAAAAATGCAGTCTCTGATCTCGGCTTACTTAGTGCAGAAAAGGACATCGACGTAACTAACTCCCTCCACGTATTTCTTGCATGTATGGGCGGTGAAGGCCGCTGGAACAAACATTCTGTCTTGGAAGCTTCTGCAAACGTCACAGCCTACGAAAACACCGTCCGCGTCCGTATCAATTTCCAAACGAAAACATTCGACAACTTTGGCGCCGTTTCAAGCGTCGAGCAAGTCCATGACCTTGGTTTCTACCAAGAGTTCTTTGATAAGGTTCATAAAGGAATATTCTTACAAAAAGAGAATCTATAATGCATCTAAAACTAATCTTAGCTTCATCCTTAATGGCAATTTGCGCTACATCCTGCTCAGGAGTTAGACAATATTCACAGGACTTTTCCGCCCGCCACGAACAAGAGATGACCCTAGGCGTGGTCCAAAGGGAACTTTACACAGGCATGCCTCAAGCAGATGTTGCCTGCATCATGGGCTCTCCCAATATTGTAACAAGAGATGATAAAGGCAACGAAACCTGGATCTACGACAAAATCTCCCATGAAGTTAAACGCTCAGAATCCAGCGGCCTCCTCCTGTTCATTTACTCCGGTTGCGATGCTCTTTCTAAATCATCACAACATCAAAAGACCTTAACCGTCATCATAAAATTTGATGAAAATGGCAAAATTGATGCGTTAAGTTACCATGCTTCAAAGTTTTAAAAACACAAACTAACTCTAACTAAAAATCAACAAATTTCGCTTGAAGTATTTATGTTAGGGCATTATGCTTTTCAAGCAATGGTCAAAATAGAATTATTACAAAAGGTAAATACATGTCAGCAGCAATTCAAAAAATATTCGGCGCATGCCTGCCAGAAGCATGCTTTTCGACAGCTCCCGCATCTACTCAAACGCAGAGAATAGCAGTACAAAATCTTGGTGAGAAACAAGAAGTTTCTAGCACATTTAGCTGGGGCGCAAGAAAATCCGCTCAAGTCCTAACTTTCGGCGCAGCCGGTGCCTTCGCAGTGAAATTCGTCGTCACAGCTAACTCCTTATGGATCCTTGCAGCAGTCTCATCACTCGCTTTGGCAGCGATCCTACTTAGCAATCCTGCGCCTGCTAAGAACAAGCCCCCTGAACCCACACTAGAAGAACTTCTAAAAGCACAACGTATCCAAGGGATAGACCGTTCAACAGAAGCAGCAAAAGCTGCAATGGGCCGTGCTGAGACACACAAAAACCAAGCTAGTTCCGCTACAACAGCTGCTCAAGCTGCTCATCATGTTACAGCTGCATATACTGCTGCTCAGGATGCGCGAAGGGAAGCTAATTTAACAATAACTAATGGTATCATATCAGAAGTCGCGGATAGCCATGCTAAAAAGGCGGCAGGATACTATCGAGAGGCTGACGCAAAATTAGATGAATTGAAAGCTGCTGAACAAAGAGCAAACGCATTAGCCCAAAAAGCTGCTGCAGAAGATCAGCGCATTAACGGGAAAGTAGCTGAAGCAAAGAAAGAGCAAGCAGCGGCTGAAGAAGATCAAGGAAAAACATTCAGATCTAGAACCGTTGAAGAAGCTGAAACACACAAAAACAATACTTTCGTACACTCTCAAAGAGCACTTGCCGCAGCAGAAAATGCAGTTTCAAACGGTGTAAGATCTCCAGAAGCTGACTTAGCTGCTAGATGCGCAAAAGAAGCCGCTGAAAAAGCCAATACTAAATTCGAAGCACTAAAAGAAGCGGCGCAGAAAAAAATAGCGGATGCTGCTGAGAAGAAAAGAATTGCTGATGAAGCCGAAAAAGTTAAAGCTCAAGCTGAACTTGAAAAAGCGAAAGTTAAAGAAGAAGAAGAAAAACCAGAAGTCGAAGAAGAAACTAAGGCTGAGGTTAAAGTAGAAGAAGAAGATAAACCAGCTGCAAATTCTGACGCTGATGCTGAAACAAAAAAACAAGAACAAGAAGCTGAAGCTGAGATACAACGTCAAGAAACAGAACGTCAGCAACAAGAAGCCGCTCAAATAGAAGTAGAGCGTCAGAAACAAGAAACTGCTCAAGAAAAGACACGTGTTGAAGAGCAAGAACAACTAGCAGAAACCGCTAAAAATCGAGCTGAAGAAGCAAGAGATCGCGCATTAAGTGCAGAAACTTCTGAAACAGCACAACAAGAAGCAAACCAGGCTACACTCTTACATCTAGAGGCAGTTGAGGCTGCTACAAATGCTGCAAAAAACGGACTTCGTTCAGAAAAAGCTGACGCTTCTGCTGAAGCTGCTAAACTCGCTTCAGAAAAAGCATCTGAAAAAGCTGCTCAATTAAAAGCAGCTGAACAAGAAAAACAGCAAGAAGCTGAAAGAATTCGTCAAGAAGAAGAAATTGCACGTAATGCAGAAATAGAAGCTACTGCTAAAGAAAACATACGTGTTAAAGAGCAAGAATGTTTAGCAGAAGGTGCCCAACAAGCTGCTCAAGAAGCAGAAAAACGTGCATCCACTACAGAAACTGTTGAAGAAGCAGTGTACGAAAGTGATTTGGCTAATGCATTCGTTTTGGATGCAGAACGTGCTGCAGAAGAAGCTGCGAAAAACGGAGTTCGTTCAGAAAAAGCTGACGCTTCCGTTCAAGCTGCAAAACTCGCTGCAGATAAAGTATCTGAAAAAGTTACTCAACTGAAAGCAGCTGAACAAGAAAAACAGCAAGAAGCTGAAAGAATTCGTCAAGAAGAAGAAACTGCACGTATTGCACAGCAAGAACAAGAAGCTGAAAGAATACGTCTGGAAGAAAAAGAAACTGAAAGAAGACATCTGGAAGAAGAAGCTGAAAGAAGACATATTGAAGAAGAAGCTGCGAAAGCAAAACTTCCTGAGTTAGAGTCTACAGAAACTGAAGTAACTGAAGAAACTGAAGTTACATTACCAACAGAATCTGACAAAATAATGTCTGCTCAAAAGGAAGAAAAAGTTGATACAGAACAATCAACACTTCTACAAACACCAAGCTCACCACCACCCCAGACTCGCGGCGTTACAAATTCAGTTGTACCAGGTTCACCATTTCATACTTTAGATCTTCCCAAAAAGTCAATTGTCCCAACAACGCAAAACAATGCGACTCTTACTTCGAAATCTGAAGCTATAAAAGAACTTCAAGAAGTACATTATAAAAACTTACTTGAAAGCTTTAAAAAGACGATAAACTCGAAGAAAGATGAGTCCGGCAACTTTATTAAGGGGCAACTTGTTAGCATCAGAGAATTGAAAAAAGCTCATGATGAATATGTCAGAA is from Parachlamydiales bacterium and encodes:
- a CDS encoding sulfotransferase domain-containing protein, with amino-acid sequence MKLNYNTLLKKLKPSLLCLLIFTFLPLTLQAARPFFCLSIPKCGTHLIQKMLVLLTRKVPIEPAWFIKSVGAYTFYEDAPAADAEKDYLKFEAIMAGMAANNEFATAHLNFSRFFIKFYETHPEYQPIIIVRDLRDACVSLVIYQWSEIETEIGPSTFDQKLSWVIEGNYGITHFPILNIKKNAREAALWKKVPQTLFVKFENLVGPEGGGSSRDQQRSITKTANALGMRIDEGALAHICASIFGNKGPAVVNGTFRSGQIGAWKKHFTRKHVKTFRQHLGEYQKALGYFE